Proteins encoded together in one uncultured Sphaerochaeta sp. window:
- a CDS encoding FAD:protein FMN transferase, translating to MNNMASETHQFVSMDTGMVLQCHGEESANAIAAMKQEILRLEQLLSRFIDSSDVSNINHAAGKTMVPVSESTFTVIKQAADLFEKTEKRFDITITPLANLWDFKSRHTIPPMVEIQKTLTYVNAHDILFDERSMRVGLRRRGQCLDLGGIAKGYAADQAKRIALDHGITSSYLNLGGTIVVIGNRPDGNPWRVGVRHPRKNDSLLGVLHVASTSIVTSGDYERFFYDEQGKRWHHILDPTTGYSAESDLISVTIVGENSTLADALATALIILGSEHIPHIQEQFPMVNIIAVDRAGVLYLTERITDSFHPSC from the coding sequence ATGAACAACATGGCCTCTGAAACACATCAGTTTGTCTCAATGGATACAGGAATGGTTTTGCAATGTCATGGTGAAGAGAGTGCAAATGCAATTGCCGCAATGAAGCAAGAAATACTTCGATTGGAACAACTCCTCAGTCGATTTATTGATTCGAGTGATGTATCAAACATCAATCATGCAGCCGGGAAAACCATGGTACCGGTTTCTGAGTCAACCTTCACGGTGATCAAGCAAGCTGCTGATCTGTTTGAGAAAACGGAGAAACGGTTTGATATCACCATTACCCCACTTGCTAATCTATGGGATTTCAAGAGTCGGCATACCATTCCTCCAATGGTAGAGATTCAGAAAACCCTCACCTATGTTAATGCTCATGATATCCTGTTTGATGAGCGGAGTATGCGTGTGGGATTACGTAGGAGAGGGCAATGTCTGGACTTGGGTGGTATTGCGAAGGGGTATGCCGCAGACCAGGCAAAACGTATCGCTTTGGACCATGGAATTACCTCTTCCTATCTTAATCTGGGAGGAACTATCGTAGTCATCGGTAATAGACCAGATGGAAATCCTTGGAGAGTAGGGGTACGACATCCACGAAAAAATGATTCATTGCTTGGTGTGTTGCATGTGGCTTCAACCTCGATTGTGACAAGCGGTGATTATGAGCGATTCTTCTACGATGAACAAGGGAAACGATGGCATCATATCCTGGATCCAACAACCGGGTATAGCGCGGAATCAGATTTGATCAGTGTGACAATTGTGGGTGAAAATTCCACATTAGCTGATGCCTTGGCAACAGCACTCATCATTCTTGGAAGTGAACATATTCCGCATATACAGGAACAGTTTCCAATGGTCAATATTATTGCGGTAGATAGGGCAGGTGTGCTCTATTTGACTGAACGTATCACTGATAGCTTTCATCCAAGTTGCTGA
- a CDS encoding MBL fold metallo-hydrolase codes for MHITFFGAAQQVTGSCTLVEVNGKYLLVDCGLPQGNDEKEAGMNLPFDAHAIDYVFLTHAHIDHSGRIPLLVKEGFEGKIFCTAATVDLCEIMLADSGHIHEMEAEWRSRKAKRAGKKGVEPLYTVEDAKDSMGFFTPCDYEKVCTIDEGIKVRFNDAGHLLGSSSIEMWLSEGKENRKLVFSGDIGNFDQPLIKDPDYIDTADFVVMESTYGNRVHKKPENAVGNSVPTQVRAQELADIIERTFKRGGNVIIPAFAVGRTQEMLYLLRVIIEKKLCPTVHEIPVFVDSPLSVKATHVFAGNLFGYMDDETMELVNKGINPILFPSLVTITDVEGSKALNRRKESCVIISSSGMCEAGRIKHHLKHNLWRSECTVLFSGYQAGGTLGRSILEGARHVTIFGEQIDVRCEVNELHGISGHADQEGLVKWLTSFQKEPRRAFIVHGDKEVAPWFASYVSRTLGIKAYAPKVLERFDLLKEESLPLAEPMEEIMLPYFRELHEALEELKKQEANLLSVVQRLEQAGKEKNIEEKRAQRLTNAINRLASDLEYLKIKWGVDAD; via the coding sequence ATGCATATTACGTTTTTCGGAGCAGCACAACAGGTAACTGGTAGTTGCACGCTGGTGGAGGTGAACGGTAAGTATTTGCTTGTCGATTGTGGTCTCCCCCAGGGCAACGATGAAAAAGAAGCGGGGATGAATCTTCCTTTTGATGCACACGCCATAGATTATGTGTTCTTGACTCATGCCCATATTGACCACAGTGGACGTATTCCCCTGCTGGTGAAGGAGGGCTTCGAGGGTAAGATTTTCTGCACTGCTGCAACAGTGGATTTGTGTGAGATCATGCTTGCCGACAGCGGGCACATCCACGAGATGGAAGCGGAGTGGAGAAGCCGAAAAGCGAAGCGCGCAGGCAAGAAGGGGGTAGAGCCTCTGTATACGGTGGAGGACGCAAAGGATTCCATGGGTTTCTTTACTCCCTGCGACTATGAGAAGGTCTGTACGATCGATGAGGGTATCAAGGTGCGATTCAATGATGCAGGGCACCTGCTGGGCTCTTCTTCCATTGAGATGTGGCTCAGTGAAGGAAAGGAGAATCGTAAACTGGTATTCTCGGGAGATATTGGGAATTTTGACCAGCCCCTGATCAAGGACCCAGACTATATTGATACCGCTGATTTCGTAGTGATGGAGTCCACCTATGGAAATCGGGTACATAAGAAACCAGAGAATGCTGTTGGTAATTCTGTTCCCACTCAGGTAAGGGCACAAGAGCTTGCAGATATCATCGAGCGAACTTTCAAGCGTGGCGGCAATGTGATTATCCCCGCTTTTGCAGTAGGGAGAACGCAGGAGATGCTCTATTTATTGAGAGTCATCATTGAGAAAAAGCTCTGCCCAACAGTCCATGAGATACCAGTATTTGTGGATAGCCCGCTATCCGTGAAGGCAACTCATGTGTTTGCGGGAAACTTGTTTGGTTATATGGATGATGAAACCATGGAGCTGGTGAACAAGGGTATCAATCCCATTCTTTTCCCCTCTCTGGTAACCATCACAGACGTAGAAGGGTCTAAGGCGTTGAATCGGCGCAAGGAAAGTTGTGTGATCATTAGTTCAAGCGGTATGTGTGAGGCGGGAAGGATCAAACACCATTTGAAACATAATCTGTGGAGAAGTGAATGTACCGTTCTCTTTAGCGGGTATCAGGCAGGTGGAACACTTGGGCGTTCCATTCTTGAGGGAGCAAGGCATGTCACCATCTTTGGTGAGCAGATTGATGTACGTTGTGAAGTGAATGAATTGCATGGCATCAGTGGACATGCCGACCAGGAGGGCTTGGTGAAATGGCTTACCAGCTTCCAGAAGGAGCCAAGACGAGCCTTCATTGTCCATGGGGATAAGGAGGTAGCCCCTTGGTTTGCTTCCTATGTATCCAGAACACTGGGTATCAAGGCTTATGCACCAAAAGTTCTGGAACGGTTTGATTTACTTAAAGAGGAGTCTCTGCCTCTTGCTGAGCCTATGGAAGAGATCATGCTTCCATACTTCAGAGAGCTCCATGAGGCTTTGGAGGAGCTGAAAAAGCAAGAAGCAAATCTACTCTCCGTTGTACAACGTTTGGAACAGGCTGGGAAGGAGAAAAACATTGAAGAGAAACGTGCCCAGCGGCTCACCAATGCAATCAACAGGCTTGCCAGTGACTTGGAGTATTTGAAGATCAAATGGGGGGTGGATGCTGACTAG
- a CDS encoding sulfite exporter TauE/SafE family protein: MLLLSVFAIVFVGAFLQANIGFGFPIIAMIFFPSLFPFSTAVTLNQIIAIGSTGFLTIRYWKSIQWKVLIPLLVSSLLVGAIVIVSSLQVESRILTGILGFFLMALSLYFALFSKKIVIQASILNGLLMGIVAGLGNGLFGIGGPPIALYLFAAVKDKKHYLATIQAYFLVCNIQSILIRSYHGAFEISHIPIILIGWVAIAVGTYVGLLLFKRTPDYLLKRIVYMFVGASGLWIALQQFFLAS; this comes from the coding sequence GTGTTGCTTCTCAGTGTATTTGCCATTGTCTTTGTGGGGGCTTTTCTACAAGCAAATATTGGATTTGGTTTTCCCATAATTGCCATGATATTCTTTCCTTCATTGTTTCCATTTTCAACTGCTGTGACACTTAATCAGATCATTGCAATCGGTAGTACTGGTTTTCTCACTATTAGGTATTGGAAATCGATTCAATGGAAAGTGCTTATCCCCTTATTGGTTTCCAGTTTGCTTGTAGGTGCAATTGTGATCGTATCCAGTCTCCAGGTGGAAAGCCGCATCCTTACAGGAATCCTCGGTTTCTTTCTTATGGCATTGTCACTATATTTTGCCCTCTTCAGTAAGAAAATTGTTATACAGGCTTCCATACTCAACGGGCTTTTAATGGGTATTGTTGCTGGATTGGGTAATGGGTTGTTTGGTATAGGTGGTCCTCCTATAGCCTTGTATCTTTTTGCTGCAGTGAAAGACAAGAAACACTATCTAGCCACCATCCAAGCATATTTCTTGGTATGCAATATTCAGAGTATCCTAATTAGAAGTTATCATGGAGCATTTGAGATATCGCACATACCCATCATTCTCATTGGATGGGTGGCTATCGCTGTTGGAACGTATGTTGGGCTGCTTCTTTTTAAGCGGACCCCCGATTATCTTCTCAAGCGAATTGTCTATATGTTTGTTGGGGCTAGTGGTCTCTGGATAGCACTGCAACAATTCTTTCTTGCTTCCTAA
- a CDS encoding MFS transporter, whose product MPSLASMLKVKREHVPLMYTLYFAFLTSGMMSTMIGALLPFLKEEYHMSYVLSGAVISAHQVGNFIALLVAGYLPYLIGRKRSTITLSLGIVIGFLLITVTGNPLLLLLAFAFTGIGRGTNSNITNVVMSEISENKGAGLNLLHASFAVGAFLAPFLVLFSTTLFGVHWRISAWFLVLAELLVLVFLSRSSLSGKPKRKEVGHQSHAFMKSGRFWLNTFILFFYLCSEASVIGWLVTYFIDTGRLSPSLAQTTSSALWVCILLGRLACAHLSNRMNKNVLLIILALLQFVFFTMMISVENTALIYVSLFGFGFAMSGTYPTTLSTMDSRFTSSTIATGTCIATATVGAISMPIIIGAVAQSVGMAGGLATITISILLMLLLILVKTFLESKESRTSVIR is encoded by the coding sequence ATGCCTTCCCTTGCTTCCATGCTCAAGGTTAAACGCGAACACGTGCCCTTGATGTATACGTTATATTTTGCCTTTCTCACCAGTGGAATGATGAGCACCATGATAGGGGCCTTGCTACCATTCCTGAAAGAAGAATATCACATGAGTTATGTACTCAGTGGTGCTGTAATCTCAGCCCATCAGGTAGGAAACTTCATTGCACTTCTTGTCGCCGGATATCTCCCGTATCTCATCGGCCGAAAGCGGAGTACCATTACCCTTTCTCTTGGTATTGTCATCGGATTTCTCTTGATCACGGTAACAGGTAATCCACTATTGCTGCTTTTGGCTTTTGCATTCACCGGGATAGGAAGAGGGACCAACAGCAATATCACAAATGTAGTCATGAGTGAGATAAGCGAGAATAAAGGTGCTGGATTGAATCTCCTGCATGCTTCTTTTGCCGTGGGAGCCTTTCTTGCTCCATTTCTAGTGCTTTTCTCAACTACGCTCTTTGGTGTCCACTGGAGGATCAGCGCATGGTTCCTGGTATTGGCTGAACTTCTGGTACTGGTCTTTCTCAGTCGATCATCCCTCTCCGGGAAGCCAAAGAGAAAGGAAGTAGGGCATCAGAGCCACGCATTCATGAAAAGTGGCCGTTTCTGGCTTAATACCTTTATATTGTTTTTCTATCTCTGCTCAGAAGCCTCTGTCATTGGTTGGTTGGTGACCTACTTCATTGACACGGGACGATTGAGCCCCTCCCTCGCGCAGACGACAAGTTCGGCGCTTTGGGTGTGTATATTGCTTGGGCGACTTGCCTGTGCCCACCTCTCAAACAGAATGAACAAGAATGTCCTGCTCATCATCCTTGCTTTGCTTCAGTTTGTTTTCTTCACGATGATGATCAGCGTAGAGAATACTGCATTGATCTATGTCAGCCTTTTTGGATTTGGTTTTGCCATGAGTGGAACCTATCCAACAACCCTTTCTACGATGGACAGCAGGTTCACCTCCTCTACCATCGCAACCGGAACTTGTATCGCAACTGCAACTGTTGGAGCGATCAGTATGCCGATCATAATCGGGGCTGTTGCACAGTCCGTTGGAATGGCAGGAGGTCTTGCCACCATCACGATCAGTATTCTGCTTATGCTCCTGCTCATCTTGGTCAAAACGTTCCTGGAATCGAAGGAATCGAGGACCAGCGTCATCCGCTGA
- a CDS encoding universal stress protein, which produces MGVPFKQIVVYLDGSESSMTAIMYGIKLAKEHEAKLTAAYVVNTRALSELVKAGIFVTVERDEYQRDLQLDADRYLRHASRLAQQKQVLIETIKLEGTVHVVMKELLKSSKADLLVLGGVTDIRSRREELASETDRMLRTSPCPVLVVRDDDDIWLEFEA; this is translated from the coding sequence ATGGGAGTTCCGTTTAAGCAAATCGTCGTGTATCTCGATGGTTCAGAGAGTTCGATGACAGCAATCATGTATGGCATCAAGCTGGCCAAGGAACACGAAGCAAAACTGACCGCCGCGTATGTTGTGAATACCAGAGCCTTGAGTGAATTGGTCAAGGCAGGCATATTTGTGACAGTGGAACGTGATGAGTACCAACGCGACCTGCAATTGGATGCTGATAGGTATCTACGGCATGCCTCCCGTCTTGCCCAACAGAAGCAAGTACTCATAGAAACGATTAAACTGGAAGGTACTGTGCACGTAGTGATGAAAGAGTTGTTGAAGTCTTCAAAGGCAGATTTGCTGGTGCTCGGAGGGGTCACTGATATCCGTTCCCGACGCGAGGAACTTGCCAGTGAGACTGACAGGATGCTACGTACCTCCCCTTGCCCTGTACTGGTAGTCAGGGATGATGACGATATCTGGCTGGAGTTTGAAGCATAA
- a CDS encoding V-type ATP synthase subunit D — MNTTLAPTRSNLLKLSEDLKFAQLGYELLDQKRSILVVELLTLVDQAVDYEGRVVHALGEAQKSLSDAIMQMGRLRVGNLAGAVNIDYSIELGSRRVMGVTVPKVDTSFSDHSPYFSSEDTSILSELSIDRYRTTLQLMGRLAELKVSIMRLAKEVKKTIKKVNALEKIVIPENKETIAWMRSRIEEQERENFILLKVVKDRMENAKEAVQALTTSEDDDTMKSQGGLHGSSV; from the coding sequence TTGAATACCACACTTGCTCCTACCCGGAGCAATTTGCTCAAACTCAGTGAAGATCTTAAGTTTGCCCAGCTCGGCTATGAGTTGCTGGACCAGAAACGGTCCATTCTTGTCGTTGAGCTCCTGACCCTCGTTGACCAAGCAGTTGATTATGAGGGTAGGGTAGTTCATGCATTGGGTGAGGCACAGAAGTCACTGAGTGATGCAATCATGCAGATGGGCCGACTTAGGGTAGGTAATCTTGCAGGAGCTGTCAATATCGACTATTCCATTGAATTGGGCTCAAGGAGAGTCATGGGGGTTACGGTTCCCAAGGTCGATACCTCGTTCTCCGACCATAGCCCATACTTCAGCAGTGAGGATACCAGTATCCTGAGCGAGTTGTCTATTGATCGGTATCGGACGACATTGCAGTTGATGGGAAGGCTTGCCGAGCTTAAAGTATCCATCATGAGATTGGCCAAGGAAGTGAAAAAGACCATCAAAAAGGTCAATGCGCTGGAAAAGATAGTCATCCCGGAGAACAAGGAGACCATTGCTTGGATGCGTTCCCGCATCGAGGAGCAGGAGCGGGAGAATTTTATCCTGCTGAAGGTCGTGAAGGATAGAATGGAGAACGCCAAGGAAGCGGTCCAGGCTTTGACCACTTCAGAAGATGATGATACGATGAAATCACAGGGAGGTTTGCATGGGAGTTCCGTTTAA
- a CDS encoding lactate utilization protein, whose protein sequence is MDANVKTNRTLQVERTIKALKKNNIDARFLETIDDVIPSVTSLLTKGESVAVGGSVTLNETGILDLLRNGDYTFYDRYKPGLDKEGITEVMHNSFFVDTYLASANAVTEHGELYCVDGTSNRVAALLYGPKQVILVVSWDKIVPDLVSAILRVKQLAAPANARRLNTGAYCVESGKCINAHCDANNLMALTAGACEHTICSNYVVFSHQQIEGRMKVLIIGESLGY, encoded by the coding sequence ATGGATGCAAATGTAAAAACGAATCGTACCTTGCAGGTTGAACGGACCATCAAGGCACTCAAGAAAAACAATATCGATGCCCGTTTCCTTGAAACGATAGATGATGTTATTCCATCTGTCACGTCGCTTCTCACAAAAGGAGAAAGTGTTGCAGTTGGAGGTTCTGTGACGCTCAATGAAACCGGCATCCTCGACCTATTGAGGAATGGGGACTACACCTTTTATGACCGTTACAAGCCTGGTCTCGATAAAGAGGGAATCACTGAAGTAATGCACAATAGTTTCTTTGTTGACACCTATCTTGCCAGTGCAAATGCTGTTACGGAACATGGAGAGTTGTACTGTGTTGATGGAACCAGCAATAGGGTTGCAGCCCTGCTCTACGGCCCAAAACAGGTAATCCTTGTTGTCTCATGGGATAAGATCGTCCCAGACCTGGTAAGCGCCATCCTCAGGGTCAAGCAGCTTGCAGCCCCTGCCAACGCCAGACGATTGAATACTGGAGCATATTGTGTGGAGAGTGGGAAATGCATCAATGCCCACTGCGATGCAAACAACCTAATGGCTCTCACCGCTGGAGCATGTGAACATACCATCTGTTCGAACTATGTGGTGTTCAGTCACCAGCAAATAGAAGGAAGAATGAAGGTTCTCATCATCGGTGAGAGTCTCGGATACTGA
- a CDS encoding iron-containing alcohol dehydrogenase: MSAEFTYYAPTRVVFGRNTEEQVGTLVKEQGCKKVLLHYGSESAKRSGLLDRIKASLDAERINYVELGGVVPNPRLSKVHEGIELGKREGVDFLLAVGGGSVIDSAKAIGYGLYHGGEVWDFYEQKRQVEGCYPVGTVLTIAAAGSEMSSSSVITNEEGNLKRGLNHDSSRCKFAIMNPELTYTLPQYQTMCGAADIMMHTMERYFIVGDTMDLTDEIAEGLLRTVVKSALILKDHNDDYDARANIMWASSLSHNGLTGAGNTSRGDWAPHQLEHEMGGMFDVAHGAGLAAIWDSWARYVYTQKPERFARFGSAVFGIEGTNDTIADALKAIEQVKTFFKSISMPTNFRELGITPTEEQIDEMTLKATFFGKRTLGDFLVLGAKEIKDIYMDANQG; this comes from the coding sequence ATGTCAGCAGAATTTACCTATTACGCCCCCACCCGTGTGGTGTTCGGGAGAAATACAGAGGAGCAAGTTGGAACCTTGGTCAAGGAACAGGGTTGCAAGAAGGTCCTTCTTCACTACGGTTCAGAAAGTGCAAAGCGATCAGGATTGCTCGATCGTATCAAGGCTTCTCTGGATGCAGAGCGTATCAACTACGTAGAACTTGGCGGAGTGGTTCCCAACCCACGACTCAGCAAGGTACACGAAGGTATTGAGTTGGGCAAGCGGGAGGGAGTTGATTTCCTGCTCGCAGTGGGTGGTGGTTCAGTCATCGACTCAGCCAAGGCTATTGGTTATGGTTTATACCACGGTGGAGAGGTCTGGGACTTCTACGAACAGAAGCGTCAGGTAGAAGGATGCTACCCTGTTGGTACGGTGTTAACCATTGCCGCAGCAGGCAGCGAGATGAGCAGCTCATCGGTCATCACGAATGAAGAGGGAAATCTCAAGCGTGGTCTTAATCATGATTCATCACGATGCAAGTTCGCAATCATGAACCCCGAGTTGACGTATACCCTACCACAATACCAGACCATGTGTGGTGCAGCGGACATCATGATGCACACGATGGAGCGTTACTTCATCGTTGGCGATACCATGGATCTGACTGACGAGATCGCCGAAGGCTTGCTTAGAACGGTAGTCAAATCTGCACTCATCCTGAAAGATCATAATGATGATTACGATGCACGTGCAAACATCATGTGGGCCAGCAGCCTCTCGCATAATGGCTTGACTGGTGCAGGAAACACATCCCGTGGAGATTGGGCTCCTCACCAGTTGGAGCACGAGATGGGTGGCATGTTTGATGTAGCCCACGGTGCTGGACTTGCCGCAATATGGGACAGCTGGGCACGGTATGTCTATACACAGAAGCCTGAGCGGTTCGCCAGGTTCGGTAGTGCTGTATTTGGCATTGAAGGAACCAACGATACCATAGCAGATGCATTGAAAGCCATTGAACAGGTCAAGACCTTCTTCAAGAGCATTTCCATGCCCACCAACTTCCGGGAATTGGGTATTACCCCCACTGAAGAACAGATTGACGAGATGACTCTGAAAGCTACCTTCTTCGGGAAAAGAACCTTGGGTGATTTCCTCGTCTTGGGAGCAAAGGAGATCAAGGATATCTATATGGATGCCAACCAGGGTTAG
- a CDS encoding GNAT family N-acetyltransferase, whose translation MNMQNIRTVLPQDIPYLYSIALKTAFAGLDGTPYFNDPWCVGHYYAAPYFFYEPELCFIALDENGTPSGYIVGTSDTASYTSWLQKTWLPPLQEQYTHQQSFKSEAEESVIKTLLKGPGQGMWQNLGYPAHLHIDLLPQLQGKGLGRSLMETFINTVLEKGVPGIHLGVDGRNTRAYGFYERMGFSILEQQSWGSVFGRQLS comes from the coding sequence ATGAACATGCAGAACATCAGAACAGTATTACCACAGGATATTCCATATCTTTACTCAATAGCTCTCAAGACCGCTTTTGCAGGACTTGATGGTACCCCATATTTCAATGACCCATGGTGTGTCGGTCACTACTATGCAGCTCCCTACTTTTTTTATGAACCAGAACTCTGCTTCATTGCGCTTGATGAAAATGGGACACCCTCCGGATATATTGTAGGAACAAGTGACACTGCATCATATACCTCCTGGCTTCAGAAAACCTGGCTGCCTCCCTTGCAGGAACAGTATACACATCAACAATCGTTCAAGAGTGAAGCAGAAGAGAGTGTAATCAAAACACTGCTCAAAGGGCCTGGACAAGGGATGTGGCAAAATCTTGGGTATCCTGCACATCTGCATATCGACCTGCTCCCACAGCTGCAAGGCAAGGGCCTTGGACGGAGTCTCATGGAAACCTTTATAAACACAGTACTGGAAAAGGGTGTCCCAGGCATCCACCTTGGGGTGGATGGGAGGAACACCCGTGCGTATGGTTTCTATGAAAGGATGGGTTTTTCCATCCTGGAACAACAGAGCTGGGGCTCGGTTTTCGGAAGACAGTTGTCCTAG
- the typA gene encoding translational GTPase TypA, with protein sequence MIRNIAIIAHVDHGKTTLVDAMFRQSGLTDDGQDRIMDSGAIERERGITISAKNCAISWKGVKINIIDTPGHADFGGEVERGLSMVDGVVLLVDAAEGPLPQTRFVLEKALKLNLKPIIVINKVDRQDERSEEVLQEVYELLLELGDDESMLEVPVFYASGKDGRCGLSALDLDENLHQLLDAILETVPAPVFDDEQPFGMLVSDLSYNDYLGRLVIGKVVNGIATTNDNLVCLKEGGVIKPLRVSKLQTYSGPTFSEVPKVFSGDIIVLSGVEDVHIGDTICTSDNPKALERIHIDEPTVSMLFAKNISPLAGREGNQVTSAKIWERLQKEALRNVSIKIERNADDTFTVKGRGEFQMAIIAEQMRREGFEMCVGRPRTIFKTDEQGRKTEPVEFLYIDCPEEHSGTVMEKLAKRKGHLRDITYSENARVKMQFEIPSRGLIGYHDEFLTDTRGNGIMNSYMKGYEPYKGDFPDRYSGSLISDRSGNAVPYALFQLEDRGRWFIEPSDPVYEGQVVGERNREGDLLLNPTRTKKLTNHRAAGKDDAVILTPVSKPSLEQAIQFIKDDELVEITPKAIRMCKKVLGTQQRKVFESRGEIPQYLL encoded by the coding sequence ATGATTCGTAATATAGCCATCATCGCCCACGTTGATCACGGTAAAACCACGTTGGTGGATGCCATGTTCAGGCAGAGTGGACTTACTGATGATGGACAAGACAGAATAATGGACAGTGGAGCCATCGAGCGGGAACGTGGTATCACGATCAGTGCAAAGAACTGCGCCATCTCCTGGAAAGGGGTGAAGATCAACATTATCGATACCCCGGGTCACGCTGATTTCGGTGGAGAGGTTGAACGAGGGCTCTCCATGGTCGATGGTGTTGTGCTTCTAGTGGATGCAGCGGAAGGGCCGCTTCCACAGACGCGGTTTGTACTTGAGAAAGCACTGAAGTTAAACCTGAAACCGATTATTGTCATCAATAAGGTCGACCGTCAGGATGAACGTAGTGAAGAGGTTCTTCAGGAGGTTTATGAATTGCTGCTTGAGCTTGGCGATGATGAATCGATGCTTGAGGTACCGGTCTTCTATGCAAGTGGGAAGGATGGCCGTTGTGGACTGTCCGCTCTTGATCTTGATGAGAATCTCCACCAGTTGCTTGACGCAATCCTTGAGACCGTCCCAGCACCAGTATTTGATGATGAACAACCCTTTGGAATGCTCGTAAGCGATCTCTCTTACAATGATTACCTCGGCCGCCTTGTTATCGGCAAGGTCGTGAATGGAATTGCAACCACCAACGACAACCTTGTGTGTCTGAAAGAGGGTGGTGTTATCAAGCCACTGAGAGTATCGAAGTTGCAGACCTATAGTGGTCCGACTTTCAGTGAAGTACCCAAGGTATTCAGCGGTGATATCATTGTGCTCAGTGGTGTGGAAGATGTCCATATCGGAGACACAATCTGTACCAGTGATAATCCCAAGGCGCTGGAGCGTATCCATATCGATGAACCGACCGTTTCCATGCTTTTTGCCAAGAATATCAGCCCATTGGCTGGACGGGAAGGCAATCAGGTAACCTCGGCAAAGATCTGGGAACGCTTGCAGAAGGAAGCGTTGCGTAATGTCTCCATCAAGATTGAGAGGAATGCCGACGATACCTTTACGGTAAAAGGAAGAGGCGAATTCCAGATGGCCATCATAGCTGAGCAAATGCGTCGAGAAGGGTTTGAGATGTGCGTAGGCAGGCCCAGGACCATATTCAAGACCGATGAACAGGGAAGGAAGACTGAACCAGTTGAGTTCCTCTATATAGATTGTCCCGAGGAACATAGTGGAACGGTCATGGAAAAGCTTGCAAAGAGAAAAGGCCATTTGCGGGATATTACCTACAGTGAGAATGCTCGGGTGAAAATGCAGTTTGAGATCCCCTCCCGCGGACTGATAGGGTACCACGATGAGTTTCTCACCGATACACGTGGCAACGGCATCATGAACAGCTATATGAAAGGCTACGAGCCCTATAAAGGGGATTTCCCAGACCGTTATAGCGGGAGCTTGATCAGCGACCGAAGCGGTAACGCAGTACCCTATGCACTGTTCCAGTTGGAGGACCGCGGCAGATGGTTCATCGAGCCGAGTGATCCTGTCTATGAAGGGCAGGTAGTAGGGGAGAGGAACAGGGAAGGTGACTTGCTGCTCAACCCAACCAGGACAAAGAAACTAACCAACCACAGGGCAGCCGGTAAAGATGATGCGGTTATCCTGACCCCAGTAAGCAAGCCAAGCCTGGAACAGGCAATCCAGTTTATCAAGGATGATGAGCTGGTTGAAATTACACCAAAAGCAATCAGGATGTGCAAAAAAGTCCTCGGCACCCAACAACGTAAAGTGTTCGAGAGCCGAGGAGAGATTCCTCAGTACTTGCTGTAA
- a CDS encoding PTS sugar transporter subunit IIA encodes MNVLDVLDRNLVKVPLMHTDKQGVITELVEVMAKVKGYSSEQFEAVLNAVLDRESLGSTGIGNGIAIPHAKSDVVEHVSLVVGISRLPVEFDAPDGQKSRIFFLVLAPSKEASAHVELLASIARSCTSQVFRRMLEQARDSDEVVRLFME; translated from the coding sequence ATGAATGTACTGGATGTATTGGACAGGAATTTGGTGAAAGTGCCCCTCATGCACACCGATAAGCAGGGTGTGATCACGGAACTTGTGGAAGTGATGGCAAAGGTAAAAGGGTATTCATCTGAACAGTTTGAAGCTGTCTTGAACGCTGTCCTTGATAGGGAGAGTCTTGGCTCCACCGGCATTGGGAATGGGATAGCCATTCCGCATGCCAAGAGTGATGTGGTGGAACATGTCTCGCTTGTGGTTGGTATAAGCAGATTGCCTGTTGAGTTTGATGCGCCGGATGGCCAGAAGAGCCGGATCTTTTTCTTGGTACTGGCTCCTTCAAAGGAAGCTTCCGCGCACGTAGAGCTGCTTGCTTCCATTGCCCGTAGCTGTACAAGCCAGGTCTTTCGCCGAATGCTTGAACAAGCCAGGGATAGTGATGAGGTAGTACGCCTATTCATGGAATAG